The Desulfolucanica intricata genome has a window encoding:
- a CDS encoding DUF1934 domain-containing protein, with product MRKEVLVTVRGTQTNDWGEKETIELITKGNYFQKNRCYYIIYNESEISGMEGTTTSVKAEQDKVTLNRMGTAEMKHVFEEGIPDDGNYVTPYGRFFSCVLPWKVEVDLTDVGGSINLEYEVELDKQKIGYNELSITVKEV from the coding sequence GGTGACAGTGAGGGGGACACAAACTAATGATTGGGGTGAGAAGGAAACTATAGAGTTAATTACAAAAGGTAATTATTTTCAAAAAAATCGCTGTTACTACATTATCTATAATGAATCAGAAATATCCGGTATGGAGGGCACTACTACATCGGTCAAGGCCGAGCAAGATAAAGTTACGCTGAACCGGATGGGTACAGCCGAAATGAAACACGTTTTTGAAGAAGGCATACCCGATGACGGAAACTATGTTACCCCTTATGGTCGCTTTTTTAGCTGCGTTTTGCCCTGGAAAGTAGAGGTTGACTTGACAGACGTTGGGGGAAGTATTAATCTAGAATATGAAGTGGAATTGGACAAGCAAAAGATTGGGTATAATGAACTGAGCATCACTGTCAAGGAGGTTTAA